From Mobula birostris isolate sMobBir1 chromosome 8, sMobBir1.hap1, whole genome shotgun sequence, the proteins below share one genomic window:
- the prokr1b gene encoding prokineticin receptor 1b, whose protein sequence is MGDRCNDFFEVYQTYSDQLDLRNLLRSQNLSCDDSDYDVLRSGKQDFTADQTFRAARTVVGIALVCIMLICGVGNFIFIATLARCKKLRNLTNLLIANLAISDFVVAIVCCPFEMDYYVVKQLSWEHGHILCASVNYLRTVSLYVSTNALLAIAIDRYQAIVHPLKPRMNYQTACVLIGVVWLGSLLMAIPSAYFAAETIIPHTHAQDKVFCGQIWPTDQQISYKSYFLFIFLLQFVGPSITMGLCYAQISKELWFKRVPGYETEQIRRRLRCRRKTVLMLLGILTVFILCWAPYYGFTIVRDFYPTLVLKEKHYIAVFYMVECIAMSNSMINTVFFVTVKNNTVKYFKKVVLLRWKSTQGGSSKSTQELDVRTTGGPLSEVVDQVQLKKCFQR, encoded by the exons ATGGGGGACCGGTGCAACGACTTCTTCGAAGTTTACCAGACCTACTCCGACCAGCTGGATTTGAGAAATCTGCTCCggtctcagaatctgagctgcgatGACTCCGATTACGATGTTTTACGGTCGGGGAAGCAGGACTTCACGGCAGACCAGACCTTCAGGGCGGCCAGGACGGTAGTCGGGATCGCGTTAGTCTGCATCATGCTCATCTGCGGTGTTGGTAACTTCATCTTCATCGCCACCCTCGCCCGCTGTAAGAAGCTCCGAAACCTAACGAACTTGCTCATCGCCAACCTGGCCATCTCGGATTTCGTGGTTGCCATCGTGTGCTGCCCCTTTGAGATGGATTACTACGTGGTGAAGCAGCTGTCGTGGGAGCACGGCCACATTCTCTGTGCCTCAGTCAATTACCTCCGGACCGTTTCTCTGTACGTGTCCACAAATGCACTCCTGGCCATTGCCATAGATCG GTATCAGGCGATCGTGCACCCACTGAAGCCTCGAATGAATTATCAGACTGCCTGTGTGCTGATCGGTGTGGTGTGGCTCGGCTCCCTGCTCATGGCCATCCCATCCGCCTACTTCGCCGCCGAGACCATCATTCCTCACACCCACGCTCAGGACAAGGTCTTCTGCGGCCAAATCTGGCCCACCGACCAGCAAATATCCTACAAGTCGTACTTCTTGTTCATCTTTCTCCTGCAGTTCGTGGGACCCTCGATCACCATGGGTCTCTGCTATGCTCAGATCTCCAAAGAGCTCTGGTTTAAGCGCGTGCCGGGCTACGAGACTGAACAGATTAGGAGACGGCTGAGGTGCAGGAGGAAGACTGTGCTCATGCTCCTGGGCATTCTAACTGTTTTTATATTATGTTGGGCGCCTTATTATGGATTTACAATTGTTCGAGATTTCTACCCGACCCTTGTTTTGAAAGAGAAACACTACATAGCGGTATTTTACATGGTTGAGTGCATTGCCATGAGCAACAGTATGATTAATACAGTGTTTTTTGTGACGGTTAAAAACAACACCGTGAAATACTTTAAGAaggtggtgttgctgaggtggAAGTCTACTCAGGGCGGGAGCAGCAAATCGACGCAGGAACTTGACGTGAGGACAACTGGTGGGCCACTATCAGAAGTGGTTGACCAAGTTCAGCTGAAAAAATGTTTTCAAAGATAA